The following are from one region of the Indicator indicator isolate 239-I01 chromosome 14, UM_Iind_1.1, whole genome shotgun sequence genome:
- the PRDM4 gene encoding PR domain zinc finger protein 4, which translates to MLLLLFLPPPFLFPGSRMNEMNLSPVGMDQLTSSSVSNALPVSGSHLGLAASPTHNAIPAPGLPVAIPNLGPSLSSLPSALSLMLPMGIGDRGVMCGIPERNYTLPPPPYPHLESSYFRHILPGILSYLADRPPPQYIHPNTMNVDSNPALSVSSNPSALDPYQPSGTVGLEPGIVSMDSRTVNTHGAQNLHPSDSHEVALDTTITMESVSRVTSPISTDGMTEELTMDGVAGDHSQIPNGSRSHEPLAVDTVGSNLTSDAVGHGSVIPIHGSTLELPVVMEPDHIAGRVTGMSDSTLNDSIHTVAMSTNSVSVALSTSHNLASLDSVALHEVGLSLEPVAVSSINQEVAMGPSHVDVSADNLAFVPSSLQMEDSNSNKENMATLFTIWCTLCDKAYPSDCPDHGPVTFVPDTPIESRARLSLPKQLILRQSIMGAEAGVWARETIPVRTCFGPLIGQQSHSLEVADWTDKAASHIWKIYHNGVLEFCIITTDENECNWMMFVRKARNREEQNLVAYPHDGKIYFCTSRDIPPEHELLFYYSRDYARQLGVPEHPDVHICHCGKECASYADFKAHLSSHIHNHLPSQGHSSSHGPGHSKERKWKCSMCPQAFISPSKLHVHFMGHMGMKPHKCDFCSKAFSDPSNLRTHLKIHTGQKNYRCTLCDKSFTQKAHLESHMVIHTGEKNLKCDYCEKLFMRRQDLKQHVLTHTQERQIKCPKCDKLFLRTNHLKKHLNSHEGKRDYVCEKCSKAYLTKYHLTRHLKICKGPTSSLSAPEEEEEEDSEEELIDSVRTEDSRINNGVYSTGDALSGHK; encoded by the exons ATGCTCttgcttctgtttcttccccccccctttctgtTCCCTGGCTCCAGAATGAATGAAATGAACTTGAGTCCAGTAGGGATGGACCAGCTGACCTCATCCTCTGTAAGCAATGCCCTGCCGGTCTCAGGGAGTCACTTGGGATTGGCAGCATCACCCACTCACAACGCCATACCAGCACCAG GCTTGCCTGTTGCAATTCCAAACTTGGGCCCCTCCTTGAGTTCtttgccctctgctctgtctctgaTGCTCCCAATGGGTATTGGGGATCGAGGAGTGATGTGTGGTATACCAGAGAGAAACTACACCCTACCTCCACCACCATACCCTCACCTGGAGAGCAGCTATTTCAGACACATTCTACCTG GTATCTTGTCTTACTTGGCTGACAGACCTCCACCTCAGTACATCCATCCCAACACTATGAATGTTGATAGCAATCCAGCGTTGTCAGTCTCCAGCAATCCGTCAGCCCTAGATCCGTACCAGCCCAGTGGAACTGTAGGGCTGGAACCAGGGATTGTCTCCATGGACTCTCGCACAGTGAACACGCATGGCGCTCAAAATCTTCATCCTAGTGACAGCCATGAGGTAGCACTGGATACTACAATCACTATGGAGAGCGTTTCGAGGGTAACCAGCCCCATCTCTACGGATGGAATGACAGAGGAGCTTACAATGGATGGTGTAGCTGGTGATCATTCGCAGATCCCAAACGGCTCCCGGAGCCATGAACCTTTAGCTGTAGACACAGTAGGGAGTAACTTGACGTCGGACGCTGTGGGACACGGCAGTGTCATTCCCATTCATGGTAGCACTTTGGAACTTCCTGTCGTCATGGAGCCCGACCACATTGCTGGGCGGGTGACAGGAATGTCGGACAGCACACTAAATGACTCCATCCATACTGTGGCCATGAGCACCAACTCCGTGAGTGTGGCGCTCTCTACCTCACACAACCTTGCTTCCCTGGACTCGGTAGCCTTGCACGAAGTGGGCCTCAGCCTTGAGCCGGTGGCAGTGTCTTCCATAAATCAGGAAGTAGCCATGGGGCCAAGTCACGTGGATGTGTCTGCAGACAATCTTGCCTTTGTACCATCCTCTTTGCAAATGGAAGATTCCAATTCGAACAAGGAGAACATGGCAACCTTATTTACCATAT GGTGCACACTGTGTGACAAGGCATATCCATCAGACTGCCCAGACCATGGGCCCGTCACCTTTGTCCCTGACACCCCAATAGAGAGCCGAGCCAGGCTTTCTCTGCCTAAGCAGCTCATCCTCCGGCAGTCTATCATGGGAGCTGAAGCAG GTGTGTGGGCACGAGAAACCATTCCTGTAAGGACTTGTTTTGGACCTTTGATCGGGCAGCAGAGCCATTCTCTAGAGGTGGCTGACTGGACAGACAAAGCAGCTAGTCACATCTGGAAG aTCTACCACAATGGTGTCCTGGAGTTCTGCATCATTACAACTGATGAAAATGAATGTAATTGGATGATGTTTGTACGCAAAGCCAG GAACCGGGAAGAGCAGAATCTGGTAGCTTATCCTCACGATGGAAAAATCTACTTTTGCACCTCTCGGGACAtcccacctgaacatgagcttCTCTTCTATTACAGTCGGGACTATGCACGACAGCTTG GTGTCCCCGAACATCCGGATGTACACATCTGCCACTGTGGAAAGGAGTGCGCTTCCTACGCTGACTTCAAGGCCCATCTGAGCAGCCATATtcacaaccacctccccagccaggggcacagcagcagccatgggcCAGGCCACAGCAAGGAAAGGAAGTGGAAGTGCTCCATGTGCCCCCAGGCTTTCATCTCCCCTTCCAAGCTCCACGTCCACTTCATGGGGCATATGGGCATGAAGCCACACAAGTGTGATTTCTGTAGCAAAGCTTTCAGTGATCCTAGCAACTTACGGACACACCTCAAGATCCACACAG GTCAGAAGAATTACCGCTGTACCCTGTGTGACAAATCCTTCACCCAGAAGGCTCACCTGGAATCGCACATGGTCATCCACACCGGCGAGAAGAATCTGAAGTGCGATTACTGTGAAAAGCTCTTCATGCGGAGGCAGGACCTCAAGCAGCACGTACTCACTCACACACA AGAACGGCAGATCAAATGCCCCAAGTGTGACAAGCTGTTTTTGAGGACAAACCACCTGAAGAAGCATCTCAATTCACATGAAGGAAAGAGAGACTATGTCTGTGAAAAGTGCTCCAAGGCTTATCTAACCAAATATCACCTCACTCGCCACTTAAAAATATGTAAAGgccccacatccagcctgtcagccccagaggaggaagaagaggaggattcAGAGGAGGAACTAATAGATTCAGTGAGGACTGAAGACAGTAGGATTAACAATGGAGTCTATTCAACAGGTGATGCCCTCTCTGGACACAAATGA